One window of the Micromonas commoda chromosome 9, complete sequence genome contains the following:
- a CDS encoding predicted protein has protein sequence MGPRHTSSRRLMAGGERSVGSIMSIDPADLWVAADEDFQEWVLERAYADNPAQCPLSADEDDPTCSLIHFAQGSLEVVHDDLRRVLPPAQLKEAIDILRVVGIDDAFVVRRELVNYKKTCLNIQRCATQLDRDLRQLVTFFKGSDDERIDIDDERIYVHSDRHTALCDALGQCKGALGVMSDLRQFVKTVCCVSRHPAKATPEYLAGLPRSLKHLRKYVRCAGDTVASQRGHTTVDEVHEADGDDDGADFHRGEESGAAHLARAMDGFAHLGWPPRIVSFVRKSLVAKGAVKALWMHSELIRGLRHLETYLRLLRGCVTELEAAPNLVDALSASRLEGVHGGDASSILQRVSRACRVRKELNQLYGAVEALGDQTTWLRRIADVPAERLFVAGDSDLRASTSMFIPSGFRVGDLFARCRAVCDGEFPRMMDVLRHEGWPTHLLGRLGAEKRTETNFKETTCRVCARGFSSLWVHRFICVACEINERFELGRCPYRESCASPFCPHANRCFVCDSWSCGECRLIRGDGEECLALAQQIEPDLTYLDWDRTVCTTRSGASPLKGTHAVDPDLLSMICSRPKGSVHIVTRNSYRDDIKTFMARAGLPDDIPVHTGRFCSSMTLSPNTWTRG, from the exons ATGGGTCCCAGACACACCTCCAGCCGCCGGCTGATGGCTGGCGGGGAGCGGAGCGTCGGATCGATCATGTCGATAGACCCCGCCGATTTgtgggtcgccgcggacgaggacttTCAGGAGTGGGTCCTCGAGCGAGCGTACGCCGATAACCCGGCTCAGTGCCCGCTgtcggcggacgaggacgacccgaCTTGTTCACTCATCCACTTCGCCCAGGGGAGCCTGGAGGTGGTACACGACGACCTCCGGAGGGTGTTGCCCCCTGCACAACTCAAGGAGGCGATAGATATtctgcgcgtcgtcggcatcgacgacgccttcgtgGTCAGGCGCGAACTCGTGAACTACAAGAAGACATGCCTGAACATCCAGCGTTGTGCCACGCAGCTGGACCGAGATTTACGACAACTCGTGACGTTCTTCAAgggctcggacgacgagcgcatcgacatcgacgacgagcgaaTTTACGTCCACTCGGACCGACACACGGCGCTGTGCGACGCGCTGGGTCAGTGCAAGGGGGCTCTCGGTGTCATGTCCGACCTACGGCAGTTCGTGAAGACGGTGTGTTGCGTCAGCCGACATCCCGCAAAGGCGACGCCGGAGTACCTCGCGGGCTTGCCGCGATCGCTGAAGCACCTCCGGAAATACGTCAGGTGCGCCGGAGACACCGTCGCGAGCCAACGTGGGCACACGACGGTCGACGAGGTGCACGAGGCCGatggcgatgacgacggcgccgacttCCATCGCGGGGAGGAAAGCGGCGCCGCTCACCTCGCGCGAGCGATGGACGGGTTCGCTCACCTCGGCTGGCCCCCGCGGATCGTCTCGTTCGTGCGCAAGTCTCTCGTGGCGAAAGGCGCCGTCAAGGCGTTGTGGATGCACTCGGAGCTCATCCGCGGCTTGCGCCACCTCGAGACGTACCTTCGTTTGCTCCGAGGATGCGTCACCGAGTTGGAAGCCGCGCCGAACCTCGTCGATGCTTTGAGTGCTTCGCGGTTGGAAGGCGTCCATGGAGGagacgcgtcgtccatccTGCAGCGCgtgtcgcgcgcgtgtcgcgTGCGAAAGGAGCTGAACCAGCTCtacggcgcggtggaggcccTGGGAGATCAAACCACGTGGCTTCGACGCATCGCGGACGTTCCCGCCGAGCGGCTGTTTGTGGCGGGTGACTCGGACTtacgggcgtcgacgtcgatgtTCATCCCGAGCGGTTTTCGGGTCGGGGACCTGTTCGCGCGGTGTCGGGCGGTGTGCGACGGGGAATTTCCCCGGATGATGGACGTCCTCCGTCACGAGGGGTGGCCGACGCATCTCCTCGGtaggctcggcgcggagaagCGGACGGAGACAAACTTCAAGGAGACGACGTGTCGGGTCTGCGCGCGAGGGTTCTCGAGCCTGTGGGTCCATCGATTCATATGCGTCGCGTGCGAAATCAACGAGCGTTTCGAGCTCGGACGGTGCCCGTATCGCGAATCTTGCGCGTCGCCCTTCTGTCCGCACGCGAATAGGTGTTTCGTGTGCGATTCGTGGTCGTGCGGCGAGTGCCGGCTCATCAgaggcgacggggaggaaTGCCTCGCGCTTGCGCAACAGATTGAGCCCGATTTGACCTACCTGGACTGGGACAGGACCGTGTGCACGACGCGtagcggcgcgtcgcccctcaAAGGAACGCACGCCGTTGACCCAGACTTGCTCTCCATGATTTGTTCCAGGCCGAAAGGTTCCGTTCACATAGTGACGCGCAACTCATATCGAGACGACATCAAGACTTTCATGGCAAGAGCCGGCCTTCCTGATGACATTCCCGTGCACACG GGACGATTTTGTTCGTCGATGACTCTGTCGCCGAACACATGGACGAGAGGTTGA
- a CDS encoding predicted protein, whose translation MSGGRAKMKKVNWGQPITDYRIVIPRDYYFAGETVQGTLELKTHGPISCRGVRVKLEGVGMCHWHYYEGAGEHRRRVDVHGEKKYNGCQKTAWGSTYNTGRIDNAGDDAVWGHPTTPDEGHVDMPLQTAHGSKVVLRVMDYDWGTKDDELGECLLDVDELLAMNGADVTVPLWRHAGKGVFSSGAYGPAEGNASNGVKPRSVVVLSCELSELEGGFGFQQGARRVVFKVKSAHNLRDADSMMGFRGYNDVYCQLYEVSGTDLAPGLPLPGPPDASAVQLPPTRASIPFSFKLPRNLPSSMEPLDVFAAPVDRASVRYCIYSHIDIAWRMDPSCRRIISVINGPSSTIPKLLAPLHAVPQEKEVHPVNCESLCFCCSKDCVGQWCGENKSVSLGKVFLDCHMDRRGYAPGETMFLSGIARNETDRPVTVYVSLVRTIVYTAKEGLTHKTRTARGEIPLASFEVPAHSTWQLEDGQLICPAIASDYFGGYGYDEEFASRNAQYGARYAERLVDPVKWSTRLMVLMDVPDTPFNLKQFMDVLITGLPGNPIVWEEYQQKRKGAALSMPALPGAQEMTPRRSGDDIGVSVLGTAECPTWTPGAEDEQVRGDTLCIARTDEIAAADPQEDIKCDPAELTYSPAVAVYKPDAPRKCKSPYKPDNPEVDCTMNPPGSMMICPYTGMPFVVPPPPPPQAQVISTVAAPSMSMV comes from the coding sequence ATGTCGGGCGGACGCGCTAAGATGAAGAAGGTCAACTGGGGTCAGCCCATCACGGACTACCGCATCGTGATCCCTAGGGACTACTACTTCGCGGGCGAGACGGTGCAGGGCACGCTGGAGTTGAAAACCCACGGTCCGATCAGCTGTCGGGGGGTCAGGGTGAAGCTCGAAGGCGTGGGCATGTGTCACTGGCACTACTACGAGGGCGCCGGAGAACACAGAAGACGGGTGGACGTGCACGGAGAGAAGAAGTACAACGGGTGTCAGAAGACCGCCTGGGGATCGACGTACAACACGGGGCGCATCGacaacgcgggcgacgacgccgtttGGGGCCACCCCACCACGCCCGACGAGGGTCACGTCGACATGCCCCTGCAAACCGCGCACGGGTCGAAGGTCGTGCTGCGCGTCATGGACTACGACTGGGGCacgaaggacgacgagctcggcgagtgcctcctcgacgtggacgagctgctcgcgatgaacggcgccgacgtcacGGTGCCGCTGTGGAGGCACGCGGGAAAAGGCGTGTTCAGCTCGGGCGCGTACGGCCCCGCGGAGGGGAACGCGTCGAACGGCGTGAAGCCCAGGTCCGTCGTCGTGCTGTCATGCGAGTTGTCGGAGTTGGAGGGCGGGTTCGGGTTTCAGCAGGGCGCCAGGCGGGTGGTGTTCAAGGTCAAGTCGGCGCACAACCTTCGCGACGCGGATTCGATGATGGGCTTCAGGGGGTACAACGACGTGTACTGCCAGCTGTACGAGGTGAGCGGGACGGATCTCGCCCCGGGGCTTCCACTTCCCGgcccgcccgacgcgagcgccgtgcagctgccgccgacgcgggcgtccaTACCGTTCTCTTTCAAGCTGCCGCGTAACCTTCCCTCCTCGATGGAACCCCTCGAcgtgttcgccgcgccggtggaccGAGCGAGCGTGAGGTACTGCATCTACTCCCACATCGACATCGCGTGGCGGATGGACCCGTCGTGCCGCCGCATAATTTCGGTCATCAACGGTCCATCGTCGACCATCCCCAAGCTCCTGGCGCCGCTGCACGCCGTGCCTCAGGAGAAGGAGGTGCACCCGGTGAATTGCGAGAGCCTGTGCTTCTGCTGCAGCAAGGATTGCGTCGGTCAGTGGTGCGGCGAGAACAAGAGCGTGAGCCTCGGCAAGGTTTTCCTCGACTGCCACATGGACCGTCGTGGatacgcgccgggcgagacGATGTTCCTCTCCGGGATCGCCAGGAACGAGACTGACAGGCCCGTGACGGTGTACGTGTCGCTCGTTCGGACAATCGTGTACACGGCAAAGGAGGGCTTGACGCATAAGACCAgaacggcgcgaggcgaaatTCCGCTCGCCTCGTTCGAGGTGCCCGCGCACAGCACCTggcagctcgaggacggcCAGTTGATATGTCCCGCGATAGCCTCGGACTACTTCGGAGGGTACGGGTACGATGAGGAGTTTGCGAGTCGGAACGCTCAGTACGGAGCGAGGTACGCCGAGCGTCTGGTTGACCCGGTGAAGTGGTCGACGAGGCTCATGGTGTTGATGGACGTGCCGGACACCCCGTTCAATCTGAAGCAGTTCATGGACGTGCTCATCACCGGTCTGCCGGGAAACCCCATCGTCTGGGAGGAGTATCAGCAGAAGAGGAAGGGGGCGGCGTTATCGATGCCGGCGTTACCCGGCGCTCAGGAGATgacgcctcggcgctcggGAGACGACATCGGCGTCAGCGTGTTGGGCACGGCGGAATGTCCCACGTGGACACCCGGAGCCGAGGACGAGCAGGTGAGGGGAGATACGCTGTGCATCGCGAGGACCGATgagatcgcggcggctgatCCGCAAGAGGATATCAAATGCGACCCAGCGGAGCTCACGTactcgcccgcggtggccgtGTACAagcccgacgcgccgaggaagtGCAAGAGCCCTTACAAACCCGACAATCCCGAGGTGGACTGCACCATGAACCCTCCCGGATCGATGATGATCTGCCCATACACTGGTATGCCCTTCgtcgtgccgccgccgccgccgccgcaggcgCAGGTGATTAGCACGGTCGCGGCCCCGTCGATGTCTATGGTTTAG
- a CDS encoding predicted protein yields the protein MFDDLDDDEPEAWPRVEQRRLDESLRCAICGDLFGMPVSFATCTHTYCSLCIRRTLEFKKECPTCRTAGDESDLRPNHALETVVGAYKAARGELLACARVGNGTTPPVASAPPPKRRAARGGGREADDGSNGRSEGRGASGAGRAEPDDPPPAAARRSTRRSAQADAAPATTTQLDPATTKAKDRSTKRTRSSARGAAAEDLPEPGRTKRRSAGIRPTQETETEEANGKEKVGQELGQGEHEIGEEIGEEDEEEEKEEESPQSPASWRTQGDDDAVSESDWDGGDGSADVVDLSEDGADAGAPAADPGSGQNQRPGTVNCPICGIGILEGLINSHIDTCLIRASEGRVGEVSAEKAPRGRDGADQNMAPRACTTAKLPKLVYHIMKDKALKKLLADAGLNATGTRAQMISRHKEFTLRVNASIDSGHEPNVANIARDVTKLERDRTRAEKPNGLVVGALPTAAAAETNKADTFNKLIAAVRERSANSNRE from the exons ATGTTCGACGatctcgacgacgatgagcccGAGGCGTGGCCGCGGGTGGAGCAGCGCCGGCTCGACGAGTCGTTGAGGTGCGCCATATGTGGCGATCTCTTTGGCATGCCCGTCAGCTTCGCCACGTGCACGCACACCT ATTGCTCGCTCTGCATCCGGCGCACGCTCGAGTTCAAGAAGGAGTGCCCAACCTGCCGCACCGCCGGAGACGAGTCCGACCTGCGCCCGAACCACGCCCTGGAGACGGTGGTCGGAGCGTACAaggccgcgaggggcgaacTCCTGGCGTGCGCCAGAGTCGGGAACGGCACGacaccgcccgtcgcgtccgcgccgcccccgaaaaggcgagccgcgcgcggaggagggcgggagGCCGACGACGGATCGAATGGGAGAAgcgaggggcggggcgcgagcggagCCGGACGAGCGGAGCCggacgacccgccgcccgcggccgcgaggcgctcgacccGTCGAAGCGcgcaggcggacgcggccccggcgacgacgacacagctggacccggcgacgacgaaggcgaaggACCGATCGACCAAGAGGACccggtcgagcgcgaggggcgcggcggcggaggacctACCCGAACCCGGACGGACCAAGCGGCGGTCCGCGGGGATCCGTCCGACGCaggagacggagacggaAGAGGCGAACGGGAAAGAGAAAGTTGGACAGGAACTTGGACAGGGGGAGCATGAAATAGGGGAGGAAATAggggaggaggatgaggaggaggagaaggaggaggagagtCCGCAATCGCCGGCTTCTTGGCGAACGcagggagacgacgacgcagtcAGCGAGTCCGACTgggacggaggcgacggatcggcggacgtcgtggacCTCTCCgaagacggcgcggacgcgggggcgccggcggcggacccgggcTCCGGACAGAACCAGAGGCCCGGCACGGTGAACTGCCCGATCTGCGGGATCGGGATCCTCGAGGGGCTCATCAACAGCCACATCGACACCTGCCTGATAAGAGCCTCGGAGGGCCGCGTCGGGGAGGTATCCGCGGAGAAAGCGCCgaggggacgcgacggcgctgacCAGAACatggcgccgcgagcctgcACCACGGCGAAGCTTCCCAAGCTCGTCTATCACATCATGAAGGACAAGGCGCTGAAGAAgctgctcgccgacgcgggtctGAACGCGACtggcacgcgcgcgcagaTGATATCGCGTCACAAGGAGTTCACCCTCAGGGTGAACGCCAGCATAGACTCCGGTCACGAGCCCAACGTGGCGAACATCGCCAGAGACGTGACCAAACTCGAGAGGGACAGGACCAGGGCGGAGAAGCCGAACGGATTGGTGGTTGGGGCGCtaccgacggcggcggcggcggagacgaacAAGGCGGATACGTTCAACAaactcatcgccgcggttcgGGAAAGGTCGGCAAACTCGAATCGGGAGTGA
- a CDS encoding predicted protein, giving the protein MHGARRRGDYGGGGARQKSGTPGGVGSPGPSKPTTFEELNRLLQSRNRSLSTRINSVLQVLEENRDNLRGFFAACYQTLLWQIFNFDDGANGWLQSASSGNERDAWLLLDFLSPNGQFMKAVLAADADGLMQFAFPLERLPERTQRMLRLDPAALNARLPYRNCVQRDAHGRAHVHLGLYHYFLFWSAYYACSSARSPYGDGGGGRGGRNNPYGGYGYGGGGGGHRSGAWMDWPMTTLGGHRQRQGIQPYRELLLSHLRCFLPRGDEAGRGGGAWGSGSQTTPGAGWPRGPVGDASYRRANRVGASQGEMLVSIMAEFWLPGANEGALGAGAAVGAGGMSPYATGVLDGRSNRAATRHHSPSSASPYGREMSPLSTMQRQYSYNPPSDDLVNAVNLLVTYLYAEPDDISGDVKRGAQLSGGAQLGAPVSPRSPRSPRTPATPASGGGGGGGGFEAVGASKRVNASRSGGSPGVQDLGVDAEVERAKEMLQKPLYKFLRDAFVYWPNESTANLGPVMNLWVTYLMPWTLSFPAPHRRRSGSGGSPTSRGIEKLSRGIEAVQAVAADIKSNSPKFVGDRSPLSSSASPRRTKQPLDEMHVMRNVPFYCELMKHFLELCCNRVPVDAEGTATALYSVLRSLASCPEAVRILEQVEAAFNEYAPVDPFAPGASAKEPPPPTPYDDFLPYIHEQIMDWDPPETTNQDPMATVTPMGAPGARRGADPFALHGAAKPPAVSPKFCMFTMDQEGLPQVALALLERLDRDMAHVGPSHSLRQRVPKLRKAAFTVFSLERLGESVTARATFSTELNKPDSRTDGNGSGKNAIGWARLGKSQTTSKQLYRGDWNTRPIHDMEFPPLARLLIALSEELNSGLGLEGEKRISLRVFAEYGSMLGLSFLMLLFWLFFG; this is encoded by the coding sequence ATGCACGGCGCGAGAAGGCGCGGCGATTACGGCGGTGGTGGGGCGAGGCAGAAGTCGGGCACCCCCGGGGGGGTCGGCAGCCCCGGTCCGAGCAAGCCCACCAcgttcgaggagctcaacAGGCTCCTTCAGAGCCGAAACAGATCCCTCTCCACCCGCATCAACAGCGTCCTGCAGGTGCTCGAGGAGAACAGGGACAACCTGCGCGggttcttcgccgcgtgctACCAGACGCTCCTCTGGCAGATCTTCAacttcgacgacggcgcgaacggctgGCTGCagtcggcgtcctccgggaacgagcgcgacgcgtggcTGCTGCTCGACTTTTTATCCCCAAACGGACAGTTCATGAAGGCCGTgctggcggcggacgcggacgggctCATGCAGTTCGCCTTTCCCCTCGAGAGGCTGCCCGAACGGACGCAGAGGATGCTCCGATTAGACCCGGCGGCTCTCAACGCTCGATTGCCGTACCGCAACTGCGTGCAGCGGGACGCGCACGGCAGGGCGCACGTGCACCTGGGGCTGTACCACTACTTCCTGTTCTGGTCCGCCTACTACGCGTGCTCCTCCGCCAGGTCCCCctacggcgacggcggcggcgggcggggaggacggAACAACCCCTACGGGGGTTACGgttacggcggcggcggcgggggccaCCGGTCGGGCGCGTGGATGGACTGGCCGATGACCACGCTCGGCGGGCATCGACAGCGGCAGGGTATCCAGCCGTATCGCGAGCTGCTGCTCTCGCACCTGCGATGCTTCCTGCCgcgtggcgacgaggcggggcggggaggaggcgcgtgGGGTTCGGGGTCGCAAACAACGCCCGGCGCCGGTTGGCCCCGGGGCCCGGTTGGTGACGCGTCCTACCGCAGGGCCAACCGCGTGGGCGCGAGCCAGGGCGAGATGTTGGTGAGCATCATGGCCGAGTTCTGGCTTCCCGGAGCCAACGAGggcgcgctgggcgccggcgcggcggtcggggctGGCGGGATGTCGCCGTACGCGACCGGTGTTCTCGACGGCCGATCGAACCGGGCCGCCACTCGCCACcactcgccgtcctccgctTCCCCGTACGGTAGGGAGATGAGCCCTCTGTCGACCATGCAGAGGCAGTACTCGTACAACCCCCCGAGCGACGACCTGGTCAACGCCGTCAACCTTCTCGTGACGTACCTCTACGCGGAACCCGACGACATCTCCGGCGACGTCAAgcgcggcgcacagctgtcggGCGGGGCACAGCTGGGGGCGCCGGTCTCGCCCCGGTCGCCCAGGTCCCCACGCACccccgccacccccgcgagcggcggcgggggcgggggtggtGGCTTCGAAGCGGTGGGGGCTTCGAAGCGGGTCAACGCGTCGCGCTCAGGGGGATCGCCCGGCGTCCAGgacctcggcgtggacgcggaggttgaACGCGCGAAGGAGATGCTCCAGAAACCCCTGTACAAGTTTCTGAGGGACGCGTTCGTGTACTGGCCCAACGAGAGCACCGCCAACTTGGGTCCCGTCATGAACCTCTGGGTGACGTACCTGATGCCGTGGACTCTGAGCTTTCCGGCGCCGCACCGACGACGTTCGGGGTCGGGCGGATCCCCGACTTCACGCGGCATCGAGAAGTTATCTCGCGGCATCGAGGCGGTCcaggcggtcgcggcggacatcAAGTCCAACTCCCCGAAGTTCGTGGGTGACAGGTCGCCgctctcctcgtcggcgtcgcccaggCGGACGAAGCAGCCGCTCGACGAGATGCACGTCATGCGCAACGTTCCGTTTTACTGCGAGTTGATGAAGCACTTCCTGGAGCTGTGCTGCAACCGGGtacccgtcgacgcggagggcacGGCGACTGCGCTCTACAGCGTGCTCAGGTCCTTGGCGTCATGTCCCGAGGCGGTTCGGATCTTGGAGCAGGTCGAGGCTGCGTTCAACGAGtacgcgcccgtcgacccTTTCGCTCCGGGTGCATCCGCGAaggagccgccgccccccaCGCCTTACGACGACTTCCTGCCTTACATCCACGAGCAGATCATGGACTGGGATCCGCCTGAGACGACCAACCAGGACCCCATGGCGACTGTCACTCCCATGGGGGCTCCTGGTGCCCGGAGGGGAGCTGATCCGTTCGCTttgcacggcgccgcgaagcctCCGGCGGTTTCCCCAAAGTTCTGCATGTTCACGATGGACCAAGAGGGACTTCCCCAGGttgcgctcgcgctcctggaACGCCTAGACCGCGATATGGCCCACGTCGGTCCCTCGCATTCCCTTCGTCAGAGGGTGCCGAAGCTGCGCAAGGCTGCATTCACGGTTTtcagccttgagcgcctcggcgagtccGTCACGGCGAGGGCAACCTTCAGCACGGAGCTTAACAAGCCTGACAGCAGAACGGACGGAAACGGGAGCGGCAAAAACGCAATCGGGTGGGCCAGACTCGGGAAATCACAAACCACCTCGAAACAGCTTTACAGGGGTGACTGGAACACACGGCCGATTCACGATATGGAGTTTCCACCTTTGGCTCGCCTTTTGATCGCCCTGTCTGAGGAACTGAACAGCGGGTTGGGACTCGAAGGTGAAAAGCGAATTTCATTGCGAGTCTTCGCAGAGTACGGGAGTATGCTCGGGTTGAGCTTTCTGATGCTGTTGTTTTGGTTGTTTTTCGGGTGA